A single region of the Lysinibacillus sp. B2A1 genome encodes:
- a CDS encoding O-acetylhomoserine aminocarboxypropyltransferase (catalyzes the formation of L-methionine and acetate from O-acetyl-L-homoserine and methanethiol) — protein sequence MTNFKPETLLLHGGQEPDPVTGSRTVPVYRSTAFVFKDTAHAQRLFALEEAGNIYTRITNPTVDVFEKRVALLEGGTAAVALSSGAAAIAFSILNLAGAGDEIVAASSLYGGTYNLFANTLPNYGIKTIFVDETNPENFKAAITDKTKAVFAEIYGNPSLKVLDIEAVANIAHESGLPLIIDSTFASPYGSTPIDFGADIVVHSATKWIGGHGTTLGGVVVDAGKFDWTRGRFPGFTEPDASYHGIRYGIDTAAAAFATKLRVQLLRDFGPTLSADAAFNLLQGLETLHLRIPKHNENALAVAEYLRNHPSVEYVNYNGLEDFPTHDLAKKYLRNGFGSVLTFGIKGGREAGRKLIDSVKLFSHVANVGDAKSLIIHPASTTHQQLSAEELIQTGVTESLIRLSIGLEAVEDIIADLEQAIEQVTASQQKVEA from the coding sequence ATGACAAATTTTAAACCAGAAACATTGCTGTTACATGGTGGCCAAGAGCCAGACCCAGTAACAGGATCTCGTACCGTACCCGTATATCGCTCAACAGCTTTTGTGTTTAAAGACACTGCCCATGCGCAACGTCTTTTTGCCTTAGAGGAAGCTGGTAATATTTACACGCGTATTACGAACCCAACTGTAGATGTATTTGAAAAGCGTGTCGCTTTATTAGAAGGCGGTACTGCAGCAGTAGCACTTTCATCTGGTGCAGCAGCAATAGCATTTTCAATATTAAATCTTGCAGGTGCAGGGGATGAGATTGTTGCAGCTAGCTCTTTATATGGTGGTACTTATAACTTATTTGCTAACACACTACCAAACTATGGTATTAAAACAATTTTTGTAGATGAAACAAATCCTGAGAACTTCAAAGCAGCAATCACTGATAAAACAAAAGCAGTATTCGCTGAAATTTACGGTAACCCAAGTTTAAAAGTACTGGACATTGAAGCAGTGGCTAATATTGCACATGAAAGCGGCTTACCATTAATTATTGATAGTACATTTGCTTCACCATATGGCTCTACACCAATTGACTTCGGTGCCGATATCGTTGTTCACTCCGCAACAAAATGGATTGGTGGACATGGAACAACTTTAGGTGGCGTTGTCGTTGATGCAGGGAAATTTGATTGGACTCGTGGTCGTTTCCCAGGATTCACTGAGCCAGATGCTTCCTATCATGGTATCAGATATGGTATAGACACAGCAGCAGCTGCATTTGCTACAAAACTGCGTGTACAATTACTACGTGACTTCGGACCAACATTAAGTGCTGATGCAGCATTTAATTTATTACAAGGTTTAGAAACGCTTCATTTGCGTATCCCTAAACATAACGAAAATGCTTTAGCAGTAGCTGAATATTTACGAAACCACCCATCTGTGGAATATGTAAATTATAATGGCTTAGAAGATTTTCCTACACATGATTTAGCTAAAAAATATTTAAGAAATGGCTTCGGTTCTGTGCTTACATTTGGCATTAAAGGTGGACGTGAAGCAGGGCGTAAATTAATCGATAGTGTGAAATTATTCTCCCACGTAGCTAATGTAGGGGATGCTAAATCATTAATAATTCATCCAGCTTCTACTACACATCAGCAACTATCAGCAGAAGAGCTAATTCAAACTGGCGTAACCGAGTCGCTCATTCGCTTATCAATCGGTTTAGAGGCAGTAGAGGATATTATTGCAGATTTAGAACAAGCTATTGAGCAAGTAACAGCTTCACAACAAAAGGTTGAAGCATAA